The following proteins are encoded in a genomic region of Arachis stenosperma cultivar V10309 chromosome 4, arast.V10309.gnm1.PFL2, whole genome shotgun sequence:
- the LOC130974971 gene encoding protein MAIN-LIKE 1-like: protein MRLDERYVPYLQMAGLYHLARLNDRWFRLDEPLVSAFVERWRPETHTFHMPFGECTITLQDVAYQLGLPVDGDYVSGCLTDFYLYIEGGRPAWQWFHELLGVLPPENQVQKFAVNCTWFQETFAECPDGADEETVRRFARAYIMMLLGTQLFADKSGNRIHIRWLPYVARLEEMGRYSWGSAALAWLYRCMCRVANRHVVKLAGPLQLLQSWIFWRFPTFRPSGYDEISWPFASRWSGYNPGISNKGPRVQMARMKIDLLQPRQFIWMPYSALDVIQVVHPEVLEPRHTMLWRCRMSLIYFAVVEWHQVDRVLPQFGGVQPTPSPDLNIDFLMSKDGRGGDHWFPAQYAEWHLH, encoded by the exons ATGCGTCTTGATGAGAGGTACGTTCCGTACTTGCAGATGGCCGGATTGTACCATCTTGCGAGACTGAACGACAGATGGTTCCGACTAGACGAGCCCCTAGTCAGCGCATTCGTCGAGAGGTGGCGGCCTGAGACGCACACCTTCCACATGCCATTCGGAGAGTGCACCATCACGCTTCAGGACGTCGCATACCAGCTGGGGTTGCCAGTCGACGGGGATTACGTTAGTGGCTGCCTGACAGACTTCTACCTTTACATTGAGGGTGGGAGACCTGCTTGGCAGTGGTTCCATGAGTTGCTCGGTGTTTTACCTCCCGAGAACCAGGTGCAGAAATTCGCAGTCAACTGCACCTGGTTTCAGGAGACATTTGCAGAGTGTCCAGACGGGGCTGATGAGGAGACAGTTAGGCGCTTTGCCCGGGCCTATATCATGATGTTATTGGGCACGCAGCTGTTTGCCGACAAGTCCGGCAATCGTATACACATCAGATGGCTACCTTATGTTGCTCGACTTGAGGAGATGGGTCGCTACAGTTGGGGGTCGGCGGCACTAGCATGGTTGTACAGGTGCATGTGCCGAGTCGCCAACAGACATGTGGTGAAGTTAGCAGGCCCTTTACAGTTACTACAGTCTTGGATCTTCTGGAGGTTTCCCACTTTTAGACCATCTGGGTATGATGAGATTAGCTGGCCCTTTGCCTCGAG ATGGTCTGGTTACAATCCTGGGATTAGCAACAAGGGACCTCGGGTACAGATGGCTCGCATGAAGATCGACTTGTTACAGCCTCGGCAG TTCATATGGATGCCCTATAGCGCACTCGATGTCATACAGGTTGTCCATCCGGAGGTCTTGGAGCCTCGGCATACGATGTTATGGCGGTGCAGGATGTCCCTGATTTATTTTGCGGTTGTCGAGTGGCATCAGGTTGATAGAGTTTTACCTCAGTTTGGCGGCGTTCAGCCCACACCGTCTCCCGACCTGAACATCGACTTCTTGATGTCGAAGGACGGGAGAGGAGGTGACCATTGGTTCCCGGCACAGTACGCTGAGTGGCATCTTCACTAG
- the LOC130974972 gene encoding uncharacterized protein LOC130974972, whose translation MASEESFLVLVHYRGSIKRKTRSGVKFTDKDPLCIIVTPTTTYDALVSSVLEKLGLEGVKRVKKFFYRIPTAVLHDTVKFDCSTIGSDEDLQVMFLCRRQFPEVRTPELLAKLVDVVSSSGGSNRNANTIAAVAGSSSRPAVASSSAPVYEPPMQPVASPSFAVDLSGNVGDEVRYGEHIPTEVHCPTPAGVGDGLFEDPDDDDVEPDMIADESGDDVGTTVPRRATGGSSSGTQQYPPHFFSLDLDAMRQNENALQPSGYGTRDTEGSAGMNEFQVGQQFQDKDEALLSVKTYSIRRGVQYKVVESDYRRYVGKCSEFGNGCTWLIRLSLRQRKGIWEVKRYNGPHTCLASSISSDHRSLDYHIISTFIMPMVRADAAVNIKVLQNATAAHFGFRPTYRRVWMAKQKAVAVIYGDWDESYNELPRWVLGVQLTMPGTVAVIRTCPVLVGGQVDESQIYFHRLFWTFPPCIQAFRHCKPLVSIDGTHLYGKYGGTLLVAIAQDGNSNILPVAFALVEGENAESWSFFLSHLREHVTPQPGLLVISDRHNGIKAALEAPDGGWLPPAAYQAFCIRHVAANFALTFKGKDARRLLVNAAYAKTEVEFDYWFDILRSENPAMCDWANRIEYSLWTQYCDEGRRFGHMTTNISECVNSILKGVRNLPVCSLVKATHGMLAELFVRKGREAEAQIGTGQQFSQYLAKCIEANLKTARCFTVTVYVRDNSEYTVAETTPTGSFSLGTYRVSLGSNWVVDVIHSPIHPVPLTLATTCPNSCSPLNTTSVRNILDPVHIWKSACTPLRHLIWNRNTSRIPQ comes from the coding sequence atggctagtgaggagagtttCCTAGTTCTGGTACATTACAGAGGGTCGATTAAGAGAAAAACTCGGTCCGGCGTGAAGTTCACTGATAAGGATCCCCTATGTATTATCGTGACGCCAACAACCACCTACGATGCTCTTGTTAGCTCTGTGCTGGAGAAGCTTGGTCTTGAAGGAGTTAAAAGGGTCAAGAAGTTTTTCTACCGCATTCCAACAGCGGTGCTCCATGACACCGTGAAGTTTGATTGTTCCACAATCGGTAGTGACGAGGACTTGCAGGTTATGTTTCTTTGTCGTAGGCAGTTTCCCGAGGTAAGGACACCAGAGTTGTTGGCAAAGTTGGTTGATGTGGTATCTAGCTCGGGTGGTTCGAACCGGAATGCCAATACTATAGCCGCGGTTGCCGGCTCGAGCTCGAGACCTGCTGTTGCTTCATCCTCTGCTCCTGTGTATGAGCCACCGATGCAGCCTGTTGCGTCCCCTTCGTTTGCCGTTGATCTGAGCGGCAATGTTGGAGACGAGGTTCGGTATGGGGAACATATTCCCACCGAGGTACATTGTCCCACACCGGCTGGTGTAGGTGATGGTTTGTTTGAGGATCCAGATGACGATGACGTGGAGCCGGATATGATTGCTGATGAAAGCGGCGATGATGTTGGAACTACTGTTCCGAGAAGGGCTACAGGTGGATCTAGTTCTGGCACACAGCAGTATCCACCCCATTTTTTCTCGTTGGACCTGGATGCCATGCGGCAGAACGAAAATGCTCTGCAGCCCTCAGGATATGGCACTAGAGATACCGAGGGGTCTGCCGGTATGAACGAGTTCCAGGTTGGCCAACAATTTCAGGATAAAGATGAGGCGCTGTTGAGTGTGAAGACGTACAGTATCCGCCGAGGGGTCCAGTACAAGGTCGTTGAGTCTGACTACCGCAGGTATGTGGGAAAGTGTTCTGAGTTTGGGAATGGTTGCACATGGCTGATTCGGTTGAGTCTCCGACAGCGGAAGGGTATCTGGGAAGTGAAGCGATACAACGGACCGCATACATGTCTCGCCAGCTCCATCTCCAGCGACCATAGGAGTCTGGACTACCATATCATATCCACTTTCATTATGCCGATGGTTAGGGCTGATGCAGCTGTGAACATCAAGGTGCTTCAAAATGCCACGGCCGCACACTTTGGGTTCAGGCCAACGTACAGGAGGGTATGGATGGCGAAGCAGAAGGCCGTTGCCGTCATATATGGGGACTGGGACGAGTCGTACAATGAGCTCCCTAGGTGGGTTTTAGGAGTTCAGCTGACGATGCCTGGCACTGTAGCCGTCATCAGGACTTGCCCTGTTCTAGTTGGGGGACAGGTTGACGAGTCTCAGATTTATTTTCATAGGCTGTTCTGGACTTTCCCCCCTTGTATTCAGGCATTCCGTCATTGCAAGCCTTTGGTCAGTATTGATGGCACCCATCTATATGGGAAGTATGGGGGAACGTTGCTAGTCGCCATTGCACAGGACGGAAACTCGAACATCCTCCCCGTGGCATTTGCACTAGTTGAGGGTGAGAATGCTGAGTCAtggtctttctttctttcccacCTCCGTGAGCACGTGACACCTCAGCCGGGTCTGTTAGttatttcagataggcataacGGCATCAAGGCAGCCCTCGAGGCCCCGGATGGGGGATGGCTACCCCCGGCTGCGTACCAGGCGTTCTGCATTCGACACGTTGCAGCGAATTTTGCCTTGACGTTCAAGGGAAAAGATGCCCGGAGGCTTCTTGTTAACGCCGCATATGCCAAGACCGAAGTGGAGTTCGACTACTGGTTTGACATTCTGCGCTCTGAGAATCCGGCAATGTGTGACTGGGCGAACCGAATTGAGTATTCGTTGTGGACACAGTACTGTGATGAGGGTCGGAGGTTCGGGCACATGACGACCAATATTTCAGAATGTGTCAACTCAATCCTGAAGGGGGTAAGAAATCTCCCTGTTTGCTCGCTGGTAAAGGCCACACACGGAATGCTAGCTGAGCTATTTGTCCGTAAGGGTAGGGAGGCCGAGGCTCAGATTGGTACTGGACAACAATTCAGTCAATACCTAGCAAAGTGTATCGAGGCCAACCTGAAGACAGCCAGGTGCTTCACGGTGACTGTTTACGTCAGGGATAACTCGGAGTACACCGTTGCTGAGACGACTCCGACAGGTTCATTCTCTCTTGGTACGTACAGGGTCTCATTAGGGTCTAACTGGGTCGTGGACGTCATCCATAGCCCGATCCACCCAGTTCCACTCACGCTGGCTACGACGTGTCCCAACTCGTGCTCTCCGCTCAATACGACGTCTGTCAGGAACATCCTCGACCCGGTCCATATCTGGAAGTCGGCCTGCACCCCTCTGCGTCACCTCATCTGGAATAGGAATACCTCTCGGATCCCCCAATAA
- the LOC130974973 gene encoding uncharacterized protein LOC130974973: MERGISLKMYYNGQIFPQTSEGVSFVCENPRDIVIPFAITYEEFKSILCQCGDNQVLKRVVNIFYRQPVLVFGGFVQFQMMSVVDEGSMQGMFSIYQQTRAQVSILELYVEFEELVEVDLPEANIDWTVYNSESEEEFEGTYHIVGPTEEVGEDDIIVESNVADVANALASQYPSREPSFMHALDVDAMNAPEFPEYINSNPVVVSDGEFVVGMEFSSRETVIAAIKDYTIRRGVDYRVCESEPTTFYAKCVQYGRSCDWLIRASLIKRKFCWVVRRYNGSHTCTRTRISQDHAKLNSDMIAEVIKPLVEADPSLKVKSIIAEVQSKFNYTTSYRKAWLAKQKTIANIFGGWEASYEALPSWFEAMVQKDPSAAVEIETAPAYQGDEVVHDVRILTRVFWSFYPCIRAFRSCKPIVQVDGTHLYGKYKGALLVAVSQDGNGNIVPLAFAVVEGETSDAWHFFLTHLRTHVVTRDGVGLISDRHDSITSAIARSNGSWEPPRAIRMFCVRHIASNFLRNFKAPYLQKLIVNMGYCRTVHEFNVQYARLRERGEAYTRWLDRIPRQQFALAFDNGYRWGHMTTNLVECINGVLKGARNLPITSLVKATFYRLNELFTRKRAEAEVRRNAGHVFSEYASNKLQSNQQAAGNIQVNLFDRQNEIFEVREMPIGIEYAVNLRQRYCDCGEFQTDRIPCRHVFACCANQRLDWQQYVHEVYRMDEIRKVYRARFKPLGNPATWPVYQGPRHIPNPHLKRVSKGRPKITRFLNEMDMRDMRGPRRCRLCGGEGHSRSRCPHRAGPSAGGSAPMS, encoded by the exons ATGGAGAGAGGTATTAGTTTGAAAATGTATTATAATGGTCAAATCTTTCCCCAAACATCTGAAGGTGTGAGTTTTGTTTGTGAGAATCCACGTGATATTGTTATTCCTTTTGCAATAACATACGAGGAATTTAAGAGTATACTTTGTCAATGTGGTGATAATCAAGTATTAAAGAGAGtcgttaatattttttatagacaGCCTGTTTTAGTGTTCGGTGGTTTCGTTCAGTTTCAAATGATGAGTGTGGTTGACGAAGGAAGTATGCAAGGAATGTTTTCGATCTACCAACAAACACGAGCACAAGTGTCTATTCTCGAAttgtatgttgagtttgaaGAATTAGTTGAGGTTGATTTACCGGAGGCTAACATCGACTGGACTGTTTATAACAGTGAAAGCGAAGAGGAATTTGAGGGCACCTACCATATTGTTGGTCCAACTGAAGAAGTGGGTGAAGATGATATAATAGTTGAGTCTAACGTAGCAGATGTGGCAAATGCACTGGCGAGCCAATATCCATCTAGAGAGCCTTCTTTCATGCACGCCTTGGATGTAGACGCTATGAATGCACCAGAATTTCCTGAATATATCAATTCAA ATCCTGTTGTTGTTTCGGACGGTGAATTTGTTGTTGGCATGGAATTTAGTTCTAGAGAGACTGTTATTGCAGCAATTAAAGATTATACCATTCGCAGGGGAGTGGATTACCGGGTGTGTGAATCTGAGCCAACGACTTTTTATGCTAAGTGTGTACAATACGGAAGAAGTTGCGATTGGCTTATTAGAGCTAGTCTTATTAAGAGAAAGTTTTGTTGGGTTGTAAGGCGATACAATGGTAGTCACACATGCACTAGAACTAGAATTTCTCAAGATCATGCCAAGCTAAATTCAGACATGATTGCAGAGGTGATAAAGCCATTGGTTGAAGCTGATCCATCTTTGAAAGTGAAATCAATAATTGCTGAAGTGCAGTCAAAATTCAATTATACGACAAGTTACCGCAAAGCATGGCTCGCGAAGCAAAAGACAATTGCAAACATTTTTGGTGGTTGGGAAGCTTCTTATGAAGCTTTGCCGTCGTGGTTTGAAGCAATGGTACAAAAAGATCCATCAGCAGCAGTCGAGATTGAAACTGCACCAGCATACCAAGGGGATGAGGTAGTCCATGATGTAAGGATACTGACGCGGGTATTTTGGAGCTTTTATCCTTGCATCAGAGCATTTAGGAGCTGCAAGCCAATCGTACAGGTGGATGGGACACATCTGTACGGGAAATATAAAGGAGCTCTACTAGTTGCAGTTTCTCAGGATGGCAATGGCAATATTGTGCCTCTTGCATTTGCCGTTGTTGAGGGTGAGACTTCTGATGCATGGCACTTCTTTCTTACTCATTTACGCACACATGTGGTGACTCGAGATGGTGTTGGGCTTATCTCTGATCGTCACGACTCTATTACCTCAGCAATAGCTCGTAGTAATGGATCATGGGAACCTCCAAGAGCTATCCGAATGTTTTGTGTTAGGCACATAGCATCCAACTTTTTGAGGAATTTCAAGGCACCGTATTTACAGAAGCTGATAGTCAATATGG GCTATTGTAGGACTGTGCATGAATTTAATGTGCAGTATGCAAGATTACGTGAACGTGGTGAGGCTTACACGCGATGGCTTGATCGAATTCCACGACAGCAATTTGCTTTGGCATTTGATAATGGATACCGTTGGGGTCATATGACCACAAACCTAGTGGAGTGCATCAACGGAGTACTGAAGGGAGCTCGAAATCTTCCTATCACGTCACTTGTGAAGGCAACTTTTTATAGGCTAAATGAGTTGTTCACTAGGAAGAGGGCTGAGGCTGAGGTTCGAAGGAATGCAGGACATGTATTTTCTGAATATGCTAGCAACAAACTGCAATCAAATCAGCAAGCAGCAGGAAACATACAGGTTAACCTATTTGACAGGCAAAATGAGATCTTTGAGGTACGTGAGATGCCCATTGGTATCGAGTATGCTGTGAATCTCCGTCAACGGTATTGTGATTGTGGTGAGTTTCAGACAGATCGAATCCCATGTCGCCATGTCTTTGCGTGTTGTGCGAACCAACGACTTGATTGGCAACAATACGTTCATGAGGTCTATAGGATGGATGAGATAAGAAAGGTGTATAGAGCACGGTTTAAGCCATTAGGAAATCCAGCAACATGGCCGGTGTATCAAGGACCAAGACACATACCTAATCCGCACTTAAAGCGGGTTTCCAAAGGGCGTCCCAAAATAACCCGCTTCTTGAATGAAATGGATATGCGTGATATGCGTGGTCCTAGGCGTTGTAGGCTTTGTGGAGGCGAAGGCCACAGTCGAAGTAGATGCCCCCATCGTGCAGGGCCTAGTGCTGGTGGATCTGCACCTATGTCTTAG